tccaaaaaattaaaaaataaaaaaaataaaaaaaatttgaactgaTGCCTTACTTCTATGCCATGCGAAAACAACTTCTTGTGTATTTCTTCTAGTGCAAGAATTCCCGAAGTGTCGACATTTATCACATCTATCATAAGAGAAATTTGACATTAGTCagtcaaaattttaaacttATACCTCGTTGAGAGGTGGAATATATACGTCATTCTTTAACAATCATCTTATCAAATGAGCATCGCTCGATAGATAAAAATGAGAGAAAGAGTACATATACAACCGCTTCGcatattaataaatttttatcaAGCTTTAGAACTACAAATAGAAGGAACTTACTAGACATGTCAAGGATTACATGTTGAAttcttcccttttctttctgaTCTTCAGTCTCATTCTCTTCTTTCGTCACCGACCTCATTACCCTAAAATAAACATAGCCCTAATGCATTAATTATTTGTAAgttgaaattaattatgtCACCTCAAGAGCCCTTGATCATGGCAATCTAATTGATTAAACTCATACCTTTCTCTCACAGAGTTAGCATTAGCAAAACAAAGCAGAGAAGAGTTGATGCCAATTATCAAGATGCTTGGAGTTTTTGTGGCCATGGGGTACTGATTGATGTTACAAAAGATGTCTGTTCCTGGAAGTCTCCCTAGAACTTCTATGCCAGGTCTAAGTGAATTCACCAATATCTTTGCAAAGGAGATGCTGACCTGCAGTCCATCAAAAACTCACAATCTTATTCCTTCTTAATAATTTGGCTTGATACTTGCAAGCTATTCAAAAATTGACATTTTGATAGGTTCCACCAGAATCAATCCATGAAGGAAAAAACCCTCCATCATCTATAGTGGGCTCagtatatataacaaaatgaaGCATCAAGCAATATACTACTGCTATTAATGGCCAAGTGAGATATATAGTGTGTAACAAGAGAAATGGTACTATGCAAGAGTCTACATGTACCCTAAAATGGATCCTACATGGCCCCACATGCATAACAATCTCATATGGGAAACTTTAGATTTGTCAATTGAAGGTGATTTGATTCCTTGCAATCTCATATGGGCCTTTACAAGATGCTCATGAGATCTCATGTTACATGAAGTATAGTGAGCAAAGTCTTTTACGGTGAGAGTGTCATATATAAACTACATATGTGGACTTTCATATTAGTCACATGATTCATCTGAATAGCAACTTCACTTTAGTTTAATGAAATGATCATATGACTACACATGAGAAGTTCATATATGACaacctcactatagaatttcaCATAGCGAGCAATATGATCTCATTCCCCACAATGCAACATGCTAGATTTTCATCAACAGTAAGTCTCAATATAttctatattttataataaaaaagtgaaaaatatccAAAAGAAATTGACCTCATCCTTCTACCTGGGTCATCTGGTAGGCCCAATTCACACTAAAGAAAAGATAAGCACCCACTAGTCTACCAAGATCCTCATTACATTATCACTCTCAATCATGGATGGAGCCTACCTCTTGTTTAAATTCAGCTTCACATATCAGAAAATTAGCTCTCATTATTCTATCTATACATTTTACCATTAAAAGTTAGATAAAAATTTGTCTGGTTAATTTTAGTTAGCTTCCCATCCTAGATAGAATTTAATGCATATTGATGGACATTAAAGTGACAAGAGTGAAAAGTTACCGCAACAAGAAGACCAATCTCTGCTGATGCAAACAAGACCCCAAAGAATGCACCAATGCAAGCAAGGAAGTCTAATTTGTCAACCTTCCAAATGTGGTAAGCTCCAGTTATATCAACAAGTCCAGGAAGAGCTGATAGGATGATTGAAGCAAGGATGGCAATGGGAGTGAAGTACAAGAGCCTAGTAAGCAATTCCACTGATAAAATTACAGTGAGGGCCATAACTATATTTGATACCACAGTTTCACAACCTGCACTAAAATTTACAGCTGTTCTTGAAAATGAACCTGCAGAAGCCACAGCCAATCAATTGCTTTTTACTAATTAATGCCGATTTTCGAACTGCACCTTTGACAAGTAGGAGTTAATAAGTAATATAACTCACCAGTTGACACATAGCAAGAAGTTAAAGATCCAGCAATGTTCATGCATCCCATGGCTATCATTTCCTTGTTCCCATCAAGATGGTACCCTTTGATGGAAGCGAAAGATCGACCGACAGCAATGGCCTCCTGATTAAAtcaaaacttcaaattatCATTAAAATCTACAACTTGATCAAGAAGAAATGTATAGTGAAAGTAAAGGATAACTCACAGCAAGAGCAATAACAGCAGAAATAAGTCCTGCTTTGGCTGCTTGTCCAACATGTGGGCCACCGAGTTGTAACTGATGAGCTGAACTTGGATTTAGACCCCCTTTGATGTGTTTTACTATTTTCACTCCATGCTTATCAGCTTTTGTCAAAAACACTATCAAAGTAGATAATAGAACTGATATAAGGGGGGCTATAGCTGGCAACCAGAAGagctttttgtttctcttgcCCTGCAGATAAGAAAGTTCTTTGAGGGCTAAATGACTAAAACAGAAAAGATTGGCTAAAGGGCAGATTGAGAGATTGGCTAAAGGGCAGATTGAGAGACTAGAAATTTGTCAATACTTACAATAAACCTGGTAAGTAGCAGGAAAATCAGGAATGCACAACCCAAGACAATATTCAGAGGGTACCACTGCCATGACAAAGGAAAGAGAGAATCTGTCAACTTTGTGTGAATTGACAAAAGCACATAAACAGGTTGAGAAAACAAGAATCTAGACATTTTGGCCATTTTTCATATGAAATACATGAAAtggtttttgattttcttcaagagtaaaacaaaaaaacactgAATTATGTACACTTAATTAGTATTTTATCACTGCTGGAAGTGTCTTTCCTTGTGAGACAACCCATGTGAAGTACCTAAATCTTTTTTCTAGGATATGGATCTTGTAGAAAACTTACTGGTTcatgaacaattgaattgaaaacaGACTCCAAGACGGAGACCACATCGGTGTTGGTGGTGAAGTGATTGATCCCAAGTAGACCCTTCAGTTGTTGGAGACCAATGACAATGGCTGCACCAGCCATGAATCCTACAATGGCAGCATGTGAAAGAAAATCCACAAGAAAGCCCAACCTGTTAAGTACCATTAAAAAATTGGCCTATTTGTTAGGATGAACAAGGTTCCAGAAAAGAACTAGCTAAACAATCCAAATACATATTGAAAGGTTCCATCAAAGAAGGTCACAAGGAAAACAAGTTTTCTGTAAGAAGCATACCTAAAGATTCCAAAAGCAGCTTGGAAAATTCCAGCAAAGAAGGTCACAGTGAAGATAAGCTTTCTGTAAGCAACAGGATTGGCCACAGGATCTTCTATTTTCTGAACCAAGGAGGCCAGCAGCATGGAAACCACAGCCACTGGCCCAATAGCTAGCTCTCTTGAACTCCCCATTAGAGAATAAACCAGAGGTGGCACAATGCTTGTGTCTAAatgaaataaacaaacaacaagAGAAATTAATACCTGAGAATGAACAGAAATCTGCAGATAAAGAAACCAAACTAAACAACTTACACAGGCCATATTGAGGATCAAGTTTTGCAAGATTAGCATATCCaatactctgccagaattcaTAAAAAGACACAAGGAGGGAAGAAGAATATCATATTAGAATGAAAATTATAATGTTTTTCTAAGTACAAGTTAAGCTAGGAGACTTACCTGAGGAACACTAAGGCTAGCCAGTGTTAAGCCGGCCATCACATCGTTTTTAAACTTTGATGCCTTGTAATTCCTTCCCCAGCTAAGAATCGGAAACAGACCCCGAAGGAACGAAAACACACGGCTAGCTGGAGTTTTCTGCTTAGAAGAGTAGTCATTTCCTTGAGGAAAAACATTGCTTTTGATTCCATGAAGGAGCTGCTGCCATAGACCTGGTGGCTCAGGAGAATTGAGCAACCACTGAGCTCTCTCGACCCGACCGGTAGTGTCCTCAACATGATGCGGATGCTGCTGCAGCTCCACACTCAAAACCTCAGTTGGCAGAGAACCCATGGTGGTTAATTTGAAGTGTTTGGGTGAACTCTCTTCAGTAGCATATTATGTACCTGTAGTGCTAGCTTTGTACCAACCCATGACAGAGATATGTGATTGTAATGTAgtcattaaatttaaatatatacacaAGTGCTTTAAGAAAGATTTAACAGAATCATAGAAGTCAATACATATTGATGATGTCACATTAATTGCAGCTTGCATAGTACTCATAAATTGAACTCCTCAGAATTGATGATGATCTCATTCATAATGATTGATGATTTCTAGGTATTTATGACACATGTATTTTAATATTACTATTGTTAATATGTTCTTTTTGTTGGGGTTTGGAGCTCAAAACCTCATAGGCAAGTATCCAAGTTATTGCTGGTATAGTGGATAATGCAAAGAGTCATCTCATATCCCAGCAAAATCAACTCCCATTAATGATGGGAAGTCACTAGATTTTCTACTGAAAGCATTGTTATTACATTCATAATGTTTGTGAGCAGGTAACTAGCATGGCTATAGAGTAAACCGTTATACTAAGCACTCATTTATTGAGCAGAAttgacttaagcatcggagagttTTCGATGACACGACAAGGAGAACCCTTATTGTGGTTTGAATGATCTAATCTAGGTGAATTACAGATAACCAGCATTTGCTTATACATATAAAACAAAGCTCTGTGGCCTTAGTAGTTAAAATCAACAGAAGCTAGCCCGTGAACTCTCTTATGTTTTCCTGAATGAGACCAAACAGGAGTTCGTCTGTTTATGATCCCATGGCATGCTGTTAGTACAGATGTTTCTCCATAGAAAGCTATTAGTACAGGTGTTCTCCATAGAAAAAGCAAGCAGCTTCcagcagaaaaaataaaaataataaaaattaaaattaaaaaaacttgtAGTGTTTAATACCTACAACTCTAAAGATTCATGATCTTTTGAATCACGGCATAACTCATGGTGTCttagaaagaggaaaaaagaaaaagtttttCCCAAAGTACAAAGACCAAGAGACAATAGTACAAGTAATGCAGGTACAATCTATTTTTCTCATCATGAAGGATCAAATAGGTAGATTGAACAATATCTCCCACTGTAATTGTTTGGCTAAACTACCCCAAAAGCTCCAAGACCAGCTCAAAACCCTTTTCTCATGACCTAATACCTACCTCAAATGACCAGAAAGTCCTAATAATAATACCCAGAAGAAATGGACAGATATTGGCCTGCTAGGCTCCATGGCTTGGTAGATACTATATAACTATATTGGTATATTATTGAAGAAGGTTGATTTGCTCCGACTTTTCATCAACATCTACCATCCCATTTGCAGCATATATATAGTGTGAATAGTGGTGTCATAATGGTCCCTTAATTTGATTCCCCATATGATATTGCAGAGTTAACCCAGCAGTCATATTTGACAAACCTGCCATAGTTAAGCAATCAGAAACCGAAAACCATCACCTCCTAAGTGCTTAATGTGTTTCTCATCTCCATATAACTCTCATCATGTacatatctttcttttttaccaATCATGCAACACACTTAGACCAGGACCAGATCATCCAGTCTAAGGCCTGAACACCATTGATAATTAGAGAGCATAGTGTTATATGTACCGCATTTACTGCTGACATCTCTCATGTAGCTGAGATCTATTATGTAGTTGGTCTCAACTACATGAGATATTCGGTCCATGAAATGCTCGGTAAATGTAGCACAAATAGTTTATTATTAGATACTAAAATCTAAAGATTACACACAATTATTTTCCCCTTTTAGTACTTGGACAAGGACTTATTTGGACTTTTCACAAGCAAGAATTGGATGAAAACCGATGAACTTGGCCATTGACATGTGAATAAAGCAGCAGCACCATCATGTAGTTGGGATATATATGAACTTGTGCCCACTGCTGAGAGAATACAAGATTGTATGGAGGAGGTTGGTCTAGATATGACTTTGTGCCATGGTCCCTTTTTCTGTCAATCATAGGTCAATACAGTCCCCCAACATTGTAGGGTTTAGCACTTCACGACCGACTTCCCAGTGGCCACCTTTGATTCTTGTTTTTGTGCAGCTTTTTTGACCTCTCATGACCACATTAATTCCTAATGCAGTTGAAGCCTTTGTCCTTATCATTTGAAAGCTGCATCTTCTTTATCTGTAAGGAAGCTTATATTTGCTTTTATGAAGTTGCTTGCAATTTGTTCAGTCTCTCAAAGTAGTGCAGAATGTGCTAAAATCCACTTAGCATACGAAACCTAATTCGGTGTTCTTTTGACACATCGTAAGAATCTATTATAAAATTGAGAGAAGCTCAAagtttaataataataataaaagtaaTAACACCTCTAATCTCTTATCTAAAGTTGATTTTAGTACTCCCCCAAATCCTAGAACCACTAGGGATGATAGTTAActagaaaattacaaaaatcaaaattacccttaaaacttaaaatgcTAATTTAACCAAGAAAACCATGTTAAATTGACTCTTTTTGTCGTTTTTTGGGAGTCATGGCCCCAAATCAGAGTTCGAAGAGTCCAAACCTGCAAAtagtttgattttatttgtttttggacCTACGCATGTCCAGCTGCTCATCAATCATCTCGGCTACTGTTCTACCTCATCTTTAAGATTATTGATTTCTTGATTACTATGTATGTTGTTATATAGTCATACTATGAATCTGAATCATACATATACAACACGATTCAACACAAAATGGTTTTATACAACTCACAATTTTACGACTTAACATATGATATCATACTATTGAGTCAGAAGAACATCTCTCATTTTTCGATTGAGACAGTCCCTCTTAGGCTGATCAACAtggaatatattatttttttcttctgggaATTGCAAGATGTGTCCGTAATTTAGCTTATTCGATAATTATTGCTCTTTTTAACAAGTAGGTCCATGCATTCCCAATATTTCAAAGATGCCCTGTGTTGCAATTGATTGTTGGTAGATAGTGGAAGtcaatttttaaaacacaGTAGTGTTTCATGCTTATTTGGAGGAGAAAATGGTTCTCCCTCCAGAGAAAATTACAAACTAAATCTGGAGATGAAACCCTTCTGCCTCTCTCATATGCTTCAAGCTCATGATCTTGGACACAATTAAGGGAAGATTCACAAACGTGATGGGCATTGCAATATTAGTCCCCTTTTCTGGGTGCTTttactaaaagaaaaaaagcactTATACAAGCCTTTGAAAAGCACTTAAAAGTTAAAAGCATTGTGCCATAGTTAACCTAAGCATGTCTGAGACTCACATTgatcagaaaaaaaaactcagctCATAGTGCTTCAGGCCTCCACTTTATAATGGTTTATTCTACAAATATAAGCACTTCCAGTACCACTATGATGCACAATATTGGTAGGGGAATTGATGCGTTTTGTACAGGTATGGATAATATAGATTTAGAGCTAATTATTTtgtcttattttttaataaattgttCATTGCAGcagcaaaaagaagaagaaaaaaaaaaccacaaggAAAAGAAGGCAGAAGGAAGATCAGAACTGAGCCAGACTGGATACAAGCAGAAGCCTACAAGGGCTAGATATAAAAACGAAAAGACAACATTCTTCCTACTTTAAAAGCTTTAGGCTATCACTTGTCTGGGTACGTTTCTTTTATCCCCCCCGCACATGTACAatgattctttgtttttttgttttttaatcaAATGGCGGAGAAACGGTTCAAATTTTTGAACGTCTTTCAGCATTGAAAAAGATACGCAACAAGATTAACTTTTAGTTGGACTACATACAATAATTTAACCATGCATTTGAGTGAGGAAATAAACTTGAAATCTAGACAAGAgttagaatttttaaattgacataaacCAATTCTCTTGTTTGAAAATAAACGTGTTTAAAAAAACTGGGAAGTTGGAAGTGATCAATTCCAACATTAAATTTCATTTAAATAGTCATTAATTCTTAAATTCCAAGAGGGTGGAGTatattaaggaaaaaaaacattgcaTTAGCCAGCCATCACCACCAATACCACCATCATGATCGTCACTACTGCCACCACTTACCACTAACAGTCCACCTTCAATATCACACATGATACTACCGCCACTACTGAAAGAAGATAAATGTTAAATTTTCATGTTCAAATTCATTAAACTTTTAAATTAGCCAAATAAGAAACTTTACGAATTCTAAACACTAATCTtcattattttgaattttatcatTCATAAAGTGCTttatacttttaaattttctcatttaaacGTAGTGTATAATtgtgatatttcttttttgataaattaaaGTTTCTCATTTAATAGTTCGAGGCTTGAGATGCACCTGGAATATCTGTGTCGTGAATGTTGCTATAATAATATAGTTCATTTTATGTATCATGTTTCCGGGGATGCCATTCGAAAGTCCTTTTGGTGTTTGCTGCATTTTCATCTTCGAGGGAGTACACATTCAAGTAGGTGAAAATTTACTCATTCCCCTTCAAAGTAGGCAACATTTGCCTACTCGAAAAGCAAATATTGGAAAGTATAATATTTAATGATAAGCAATATGTATATTGGAATACAACTATACCTCGTGGGATTACCTAATTCATTGGACCGACTAACTTAGAGTATGTTTAATGGGACTGATCTGATCTGGACTAGGTTCATATTTGGCCTCAAAcggggaagaaaaaaaaacactttctAAGGCATGTGTTGGcctaagagcatttccagcaaGGAGTCTCCGTGGGAGGAGGGGGGGGGGCAAATCGAAAATGGTGTTTCCAGCAATAAAGATCTGCCAGGGCAAGAAGTGGGGCCCATCAAACTGGGCTAGCTCGAGCTCCAGCTCGAGGGCAAGGATGACGTCAGCGCTGgagtttaaaattttttaatgttggCGCGTGCTTTGCAACGGCTCTCTTCCACATGGCTGGCTTTTGGGCTCTCCGATCCACTTTTTCCagcaatccaacggcagccatTTTTTccccaataaaaaaatgaaaaaaatcgaAACTACCCCCCAACTCCCTTCCACGTGGCTCCTTTTGGGCTTTCCGATCCCTTTTTCCAGCAATCCAACGGTAGCCAATTTTTtcccaaattaaaaaattaaaaaaatcgaaaaaaattttaaaaaaaatacccaaaaaatactgatattttttttctacaaataccaaccaatactcttcacttttaacaccaactcctcatacattttcttctccttatactattattcactttctactcaatattttttcacttttaagttatttttttctctatcatattatgggttcttctagtGAAACCGGAGGagcatggagcatgatggaagatgttagcttgtgtgaggcttggctccaaggtagtcattgtcccgtaacgggcaatgagattaaattctatcatatgtggaaaaaaattcatcaggAATTTTGTGATAGGGTAATTGGTTCGACCCGTACGGATCAGGCATtatctagtaggtggaaaattcttaacaaagagttggggaaatggagagatgccttgacaaaagcgATGAACAACCATAGAAGCAGGGAAAACCTTAgcagtgaggtaaattatttgtaatttttgttttattaatttctatgtcatattaaattttatttaaatgtttcttgcaatttatatatgttgttaatatttcttgtatttccaatattaatatgaatgtttcttgcaatatttatattttgttttgcatttctAATAAATTGTTAAAGTTTCTTGCgtttccattattttttttttaatacttgttgcattgccaatgttttttaaagtttcttgtattgccattttttttaaaatacttgttgcattgccaatattttttaaagtttcttgcatttccattttttttttttatagattatccAAGCACAAATGTTTTTTGGTGCTActgggcaaggcaaaaaaagtttcaaccataccctatgttgggaggtggtgaagaattgtaagagattccaaattattccaacgggtccgacggtagtcttgaacgagacgccactccatGAGACaccggcatcggattcacctatggattccccgatgagtcaagactcgCCTATTGAAAAGGAGCCTAGGCCTATTGagaggaaggcggcgaaggtgaagagagggagtaattctaccaagaatgcatctaaatttttggaggaactttcaaagatgcaagccatgagaattgaaatggacatgaaacaacaagagcacgatagGGCAATTGAtgtagaatatgcaaaagaaagggaagggaGTCTGTACTCCaagaaaagattgaaaaaaaggatcgggaaaccatggccatggatacaagccatatgtcccctgaaacaaaacaattttggaagctagaacgaagggatgttatgagacgaagactttttcgtgacgatggacctagcaacacggattggttaaatgatcaaaaccattaagttagtttgcttgcctttcatttcattgtaccattaagttagtttgcttgcctttcatttcattgtattttttgttttgtttaaaaaattagtggtaattcatgtattttattttatgagttgtattgattttcttttagtgaataaagaaaatattcaacaaaattcctttttattcaaaacattccatacataaaaagcaaaccacaaccaaagcataaaaaataaacaaaccacaactaaagcataaaaaaacaataaagcataactaaaaatacaacataacataatacattaaaaaaacatcttcacttcacttcattcaccttcattgcctttcaccgcccacaaatgctccatcaagtcaacttgatggtgttcatgaatatacgacgattgcatctctgtgTAGCGCTTAATCATACGAGGCAAgaaactaccgtctctaaccaacggATCATGCTAcactggttctccatttggccccatgggtttttcataaattcgtgttaaGGCCGTGTTCATGAGATCTGGTTCATACACTTCATTAgcatcataatcatactcatcttccacaatcatgttgtggaggatgatacaagtcatgattatactcctaagcacctctTCGTCAAATAGACGCGCCGCAcccctgataatagcccaccgggcttgaaggataccaaagcacctctccacatcttttctgtacccctcttAATAGgcagcaaaaaaaatttccttatgggatcggggatgtggaattgatttcacaaatgttgtccacctcgggtaaataccatcagctagataatacccgttCTAGTAGACAGTACTATTAATTtgatatgtgatatttgggccTTCACCTCTCAGAATATCATTGAACACCAGGGATTGACCCAGGACGTTCAAATCACTTTGAGAGCcggcaactccaaagaaggcgtgtcaaacccatgtatcaaaaccagcaactgcttcgAGGATGATGCTTTTCTGCCCTTTCCGATTGCCATAATCCCtttgccaagcagttggacaatttttccattgccagtgcatgcagtcaatgctaccaatcattccaggAAACCCacgagactcagctttttttaaaagtcgTTGCAGGTCCCTGAGCGTAGGTCTGCGCAGGTAGTCcctggtgtacagagtttccactgcatcacaaaattgcaccaagctctccaaaatagtggact
The window above is part of the Prunus dulcis chromosome 1, ALMONDv2, whole genome shotgun sequence genome. Proteins encoded here:
- the LOC117616243 gene encoding low affinity sulfate transporter 3, which gives rise to MGSLPTEVLSVELQQHPHHVEDTTGRVERAQWLLNSPEPPGLWQQLLHGIKSNVFPQGNDYSSKQKTPASRVFSFLRGLFPILSWGRNYKASKFKNDVMAGLTLASLSVPQSIGYANLAKLDPQYGLYTSIVPPLVYSLMGSSRELAIGPVAVVSMLLASLVQKIEDPVANPVAYRKLIFTVTFFAGIFQAAFGIFRLGFLVDFLSHAAIVGFMAGAAIVIGLQQLKGLLGINHFTTNTDVVSVLESVFNSIVHEPWYPLNIVLGCAFLIFLLLTRFIGKRNKKLFWLPAIAPLISVLLSTLIVFLTKADKHGVKIVKHIKGGLNPSSAHQLQLGGPHVGQAAKAGLISAVIALAEAIAVGRSFASIKGYHLDGNKEMIAMGCMNIAGSLTSCYVSTGSFSRTAVNFSAGCETVVSNIVMALTVILSVELLTRLLYFTPIAILASIILSALPGLVDITGAYHIWKVDKLDFLACIGAFFGVLFASAEIGLLVAVSISFAKILVNSLRPGIEVLGRLPGTDIFCNINQYPMATKTPSILIIGINSSLLCFANANSVRERVMRSVTKEENETEDQKEKGRIQHVILDMSNVINVDTSGILALEEIHKKLFSHGIELAMANPRWQVIHRLKVAKLLDIIGGERVFLTVGEAVDACLNPKVAGGSRC